A stretch of Henckelia pumila isolate YLH828 chromosome 4, ASM3356847v2, whole genome shotgun sequence DNA encodes these proteins:
- the LOC140865437 gene encoding monooxygenase 2-like isoform X2, whose translation MMMEGVEGDVVIVGAGIAGLSTALGLHRLGIRSLVLESAESLRTTGYYLGMWPNAWKAIDALGGIGQILRAKHTQLIGIVTTSVVSGDITAEVPIKSADSEGDSGLYAVNRKTLLETLGNVLPRETIKYSSKVVQIQDSDGFKSLHLADGTILRAKVLIGCDGVNSVVAKYLGLSKASSAGRSSVRSFVEFKNGHGFEPKLMLFFGKGVRFGVIPCDDHSIYWFYSFHPPQDKKIEDRMKLKQHILSTIGKVPDKIRSVIEETDATNIEYSPIRFRHPWNLLWGNISKGNVCSALEDSIILARVLAAALRGERRENEQQRIRKGLENYAKERRWRSIDLVWSAYISGSVQMWDGVVLNFIRDHILAKFLGGLFLKKASFDCGKLN comes from the exons atgatgatgGAAGGTGTGGAGGGTGATGTAGTGATTGTGGGCGCTGGAATTGCTGGCCTATCAACAGCCTTGGGGCTTCACAG GTTGGGAATCCGGAGTTTGGTGTTGGAATCGGCAGAGTCCTTGAGAACGACAGGATACTATCTTGGAATGTGGCCAAATGCTTGGAAGGCAATAGATGCACTTGGTGGCATTGGACAAATTCTTCGTGCAAAACACACACAGCTTATTGG CATCGTGACTACTTCTGTAGTTTCTGGTGATATCACTGCAGAAGTGCCTATTAAATCCGCAGACTCGGA GGGTGATTCGGGCTTGTACGCGGTAAATAGAAAGACGCTGCTAGAAACACTGGGAAATGTACTTCCAAGGGAGACCATCAAGTACTCCTCCAAAGTGGTTCAGATTCAAGATTCAGATGGCTTCAAGTCTTTACATCTAGCAGATGGAACCATTCTAAGAGCCAAG GTGTTGATTGGGTGTGATGGAGTAAACTCTGTTGTGGCCAAATATCTAGGCCTAAGTAAAGCTTCTTCTGCAGGCCGATCATCGGTTAGGAGCTTCGTAGAATTTAAGAACGGTCATGGATTTGAACCAAAGCTCATGCTATTCTTCGGAAAGGGCGTCAGATTTGGTGTCATACCATGTGATGATCACAGCATTTACTGGTTTTACTCCTTTCATCCCCCTCAAG ACAAAAAAATAGAAGATCGAATGAAGCTGAAACAGCATATCCTGAGCACCATTGGAAAAGTTCCTGATAAGATCAGAAGCGTGATCGAAGAAACCGATGCAACAAATATCGAATACTCCCCCATAAGATTTAGACATCCTTGGAATCTGCTGTGGGGAAACATAAGCAAAGGAAATGTTTGTTCGGCACTTGAAGATAGTATCATTTTGGCCAGGGTTCTAGCCGCTGCCTTGAGAGGAGAACGGCGAGAGAACGAGCAGCAAAGAATCCGAAAAGGGTTGGAGAATTATGCCAAGGAGAGGAGATGGAGAAGCATTGATCTTGTTTGGTCAGCATATATTTCAGGTTCAGTACAGATGTGGGATGGGGTTGTGTTGAATTTTATTAGAGACCATATATTGGCCAAGTTCTTGGGTGGCCTTTTCCTAAAGAAGGCTTCTTTTGATTGTGGTAAACTTAATTAG
- the LOC140865437 gene encoding monooxygenase 2-like isoform X1, with product MMMEGVEGDVVIVGAGIAGLSTALGLHRLGIRSLVLESAESLRTTGYYLGMWPNAWKAIDALGGIGQILRAKHTQLIGIVTTSVVSGDITAEVPIKSADSEGDSGLYAVNRKTLLETLGNVLPRETIKYSSKVVQIQDSDGFKSLHLADGTILRAKVLIGCDGVNSVVAKYLGLSKASSAGRSSVRSFVEFKNGHGFEPKLMLFFGKGVRFGVIPCDDHSIYWFYSFHPPQVSNNNGADKKIEDRMKLKQHILSTIGKVPDKIRSVIEETDATNIEYSPIRFRHPWNLLWGNISKGNVCSALEDSIILARVLAAALRGERRENEQQRIRKGLENYAKERRWRSIDLVWSAYISGSVQMWDGVVLNFIRDHILAKFLGGLFLKKASFDCGKLN from the exons atgatgatgGAAGGTGTGGAGGGTGATGTAGTGATTGTGGGCGCTGGAATTGCTGGCCTATCAACAGCCTTGGGGCTTCACAG GTTGGGAATCCGGAGTTTGGTGTTGGAATCGGCAGAGTCCTTGAGAACGACAGGATACTATCTTGGAATGTGGCCAAATGCTTGGAAGGCAATAGATGCACTTGGTGGCATTGGACAAATTCTTCGTGCAAAACACACACAGCTTATTGG CATCGTGACTACTTCTGTAGTTTCTGGTGATATCACTGCAGAAGTGCCTATTAAATCCGCAGACTCGGA GGGTGATTCGGGCTTGTACGCGGTAAATAGAAAGACGCTGCTAGAAACACTGGGAAATGTACTTCCAAGGGAGACCATCAAGTACTCCTCCAAAGTGGTTCAGATTCAAGATTCAGATGGCTTCAAGTCTTTACATCTAGCAGATGGAACCATTCTAAGAGCCAAG GTGTTGATTGGGTGTGATGGAGTAAACTCTGTTGTGGCCAAATATCTAGGCCTAAGTAAAGCTTCTTCTGCAGGCCGATCATCGGTTAGGAGCTTCGTAGAATTTAAGAACGGTCATGGATTTGAACCAAAGCTCATGCTATTCTTCGGAAAGGGCGTCAGATTTGGTGTCATACCATGTGATGATCACAGCATTTACTGGTTTTACTCCTTTCATCCCCCTCAAG TTTCCAACAACAATGGTGCAGACAAAAAAATAGAAGATCGAATGAAGCTGAAACAGCATATCCTGAGCACCATTGGAAAAGTTCCTGATAAGATCAGAAGCGTGATCGAAGAAACCGATGCAACAAATATCGAATACTCCCCCATAAGATTTAGACATCCTTGGAATCTGCTGTGGGGAAACATAAGCAAAGGAAATGTTTGTTCGGCACTTGAAGATAGTATCATTTTGGCCAGGGTTCTAGCCGCTGCCTTGAGAGGAGAACGGCGAGAGAACGAGCAGCAAAGAATCCGAAAAGGGTTGGAGAATTATGCCAAGGAGAGGAGATGGAGAAGCATTGATCTTGTTTGGTCAGCATATATTTCAGGTTCAGTACAGATGTGGGATGGGGTTGTGTTGAATTTTATTAGAGACCATATATTGGCCAAGTTCTTGGGTGGCCTTTTCCTAAAGAAGGCTTCTTTTGATTGTGGTAAACTTAATTAG